The window ATTTCGCCTTCAGCAACCGGGGCAATTCTTTCGTGGCTGGATACATCCTGGAATTCATCCGCAGTCTGAGCACCAGTTTCTTCGGCATACCAAGCAAGAACCTTCTTGGGATCCAGATTCAACTTGGCACTGACAGAATTCAGGTAACCACGAGCATAGGCTGCAACCGGGAAAGCCTTCCAATCACCAGCTTCAATAGCCTTCAAATACGCAACTGTGATTTTAGTCACAGCGGAAAGGTCCTGATGGCTCATGCCACGTTCATTACGGATTCGGGCAATGTAGTCACCGAGACGTTCATTAGACATCTTGTCTTCTACAAAATTCATACGTGCACTCCTGCTTCACCCAACACCTGGAGGGTTCTTGCCACCGGCAACCCCACCACATTGTAATAACATCCATTTATAGCTTTAATAAGCCGCGCACCGGCAGTCTGAATGCCGTATGCACCCGCCTTATCCAACGGGTCCTTAGAATTTACATATTCCTGAAGTTCCTCGTTGGTGTTATTTCTGAAAATCACCTCAGTTTTCTCGTCAGAACTGTTCAGGATGACGCCATCCTTCGCAATGGCAACGCCGGTAATCACCGTATGGCCGCGACCATTCAATTTCTGTAACATCTGGAGGGCATCCATTTCGTTCTTGGGCTTACCCAGCGGCACACCGTCCAGGAACACCAAAGTATCAAAGCCCAGCACAATTTCGCCCTTTTCCTGACGGGAAACGGCAAGAGCCTTGATTGCAGCATTTTCCTTGGGAAAATCCAGCGGATTCGTGGAGGTAGGCTTTTCTTCCTCGCCAGAGACTACAACTCGAAAGTCTACACCGATGAGTTTTAGGATTTCGGATCTACGGGGAGATCCACTAGCAAGAACGACCTGTGTTTTCATGGCGCCAAATATAGGAAGTTCATAAGGTCCTCAACCAGTTCGAAAACCTGTTTTTTTGCAAAAATTCCGTAAATTTAAGAACCTGCGTCGTATTTTACAAAATATGTAACACCACTTAATACATTTACAATTTTTGTAACTGAATCACAATTTGAAAATTCCGTATTTTTTCGTTCCGCCAGGGTTTTACATTTTATTTCCCGCAAAATCTGTAAAATTAAAGGGCTTTTACAAAGTTTCGCTTCAACTCCTAAAAATTGGCACGGCTTTTGCGATACCTAGGCCGAAAACAAAAAGGTGTAAAACCTTCAAGAGTTTTAAAAAACATAAATAGGAGTTCATTATGAGCAACCAGTATAGAATGAGTGCGATCACTGAAATCGCAGAAGCACCGGCAGCAGGCATCATGGCTGCAAGCCCGGCATCCATCGACATTTACGGAGAAGACGTATTCAACTCCGAAGCCATGAAGGCTTACCTCCCGAAGGACGTTTGCAAGAAGCTTTTCGCCACCATCGAAGGTGGTGTTGCTCTCGACCCGAGCATCGCAGGCGAAGTCGCTCACGCCATGAAGAAGTGGGCAATGGACCGCGGCGCAACTCACTTTACTCACTGGTTCCAGCCCCTTACCGGTTCTACCGCTGAAAAGCACGACTCCTTCCTTGAACCGGAAGGCGACAAGGCCATCATGGCATTCTCCGGCAAGAACTTGATCGTGGGCGAACCGGACGCATCCTCCTTCCCCTCCGGCGGTATCCGTTCCACTTTCGAAGCCCGCGGCTACACCGCTTGGGACCCGACTTCCCCGGCTTTCATTAAGCGTCACGGCAACGGAGCAACTCTTTGCATCCCCACCGCATTCTGCTCTTACACTGGCGAAGCTCTCGATAAGAAGACTCCGCTTCTCCGTTCCATTCAGGCTCTCCAGAAGTCTGCTGACCGCTTGATGGGTCTCTTCGGCCTTGAAAAGCAGAAGGTCACCGTTACTCTCGGTGCAGAACAGGAATACTTCCTGGTGGACAAGAAGTTCTACCTCCAGCGTCCGGACCTTTACCAGGCTGGCCGCACTCTGTTTGGCGCACCTTCCGCAAAGCACCAGCAGATGGAAGACCACTACTTCGGTTCTATCCCGGCTCGCATCTTGAACTTCATGCACGAAGTTGAAGAACAGCTCTGGAAGTTGGGCATCCCGGCAAAGACCCGTCATAACGAAGTGGCTCCGGCCCAGTTCGAACTCGCTCCCATGTTCGAAGAAGTGAACCTGGCTTGCGACCACAACATGCAGATTATGGAAGTCCTCCGTAACGTCGCTGACGAAAACGGTCTCGTTTGCTTGCTCCACGAAAAGCCCTTCGCAGGCATCAACGGTTCCGGCAAGCACAACAACTGGTCTGTGAACTACGGTAAGATCAATCTCTTGAACCCGGGCAAGGACCCGCACCAGAACGCAATCTTCCTCACCACTCTCTGCGCAGTTGTCTATGCAGTTGACACCCACGCTGACTTGCTGAGAATGTCCGTTTCTGGCGCTGGCAACGACCATCGTCTCGGCGCTAACGAAGCTCCTCCGGCAATCATCTCCATGTACCTCGGCGACCAGCTTGCTGACGTCGTCGAACAGCTGGAAAAGGGCGAACCCAAGTCCAGCAAGCAGGGCGGTGCAATGAAGCTCGGTTCCGACATCCTTCCGCCGCTCCCCCGTGACGCTACCGACCGTAACCGTACTTCTCCGTTCGCATTCACTGGCAACAAGTTCGAATTCCGTGCACCGGGTTCCAGCCAGTCCTGCTCTGAACCGAACGTTATCCTGAACACCATCGTTGCCGAAGCATTCGACATGATCGCCGACAAGATGGAAAAGGTTTCCAAGGCCAACTTCCACAAGGAACTCCAGAAGCTCCTGCAGTCCATCATCAAGGAACACAAGCGCGTGATTTTCAACGGCAACGGCTACACCGACGAATGGGTTGCCGAAGCCGAAAAGCGCGGTCTCCCCAACATCCGTACCACCATGGAAGCTCTTTCCGCTCTCACCAAGAAGGAAAACGTTGCTCTCTTCAAGAAGTACGGCGTGTTCAACAAGGTGGAACTGGAATCCCGTTACGAAGTTAACCTGGAAGACTACCACAAGCGCGTGGACATCGAAGCCAAGGTTGCTTACGACATGGCCAAGAGCATCGTCCTCCCCCAGGTTGTCAAGGCTTACTCCGAAGCTCTCAAGGTCAACGAAATGGCCGTGAACCAGGGTCTGGTTTCCGTCGACGGTTACGCCAAGGAACTTGGTGAAGGCTACAAGGCCCTCGTCGAGGAAATCGCGGTCATGGAAAAGGCTATCGCTGGCAAGCATCAGCTGAAGCTGGAAGCTATGGTATCCCTCCGCAAGGTGGTGGACAAGCTGGAAGGCATCATCAGCGACGAACAGTGGCCTCTGCCCAAGTATCGCGAAATGCTCTTCATTTACTAATGAAAAGCATGGCCACCCGTCGAAGGTGGGTGGCCCAATGCCACTTCATCTACTAATCGCGCACACTTTGAACCTCATAATGAAAAACGTCACGCGAATGCGTGGCGTTTTTTTGAACCTCATAAAACAACCGTAAGCCGAGAGTCGCGACGACAAGCAAGCTTGTCGGCATGACCGAGGCTAGGCTGTTGCGTCAAAGGAGCAAGGAAGCGTCGCACCTCTCAGGTGCGGCGTTTTTCTTTTAAAATTCTAGATGGACATCACCCATAAACAATGTTTACACGATCTGTAACATAAAACTCAGGTTTTACATTTTATGTAATTCAATTTCTTTCAATTTGTTTTTACAATTCTTGCAAAGCCTTATAAAAGGCCAACTTAGGATTTTGGCACAGTTCTTGCAATATATAGCCAGTAAAAGGAAAGTAATTACAAATATTGTAACACAAGGTAAGTTGTTATGGCATTACAGTACCAGTATAACGGCAAGACGAAATTCATTATTGTGACCGGGGGTGTCATCTCCGGACTTGGCAAAGGGGTAGCGGCAGCGTCCATCGGGGCGCTGCTTTCTGCTAGAATGAAGGTGGTTCCCGTCAAGTGCGACGGTTATCTGAACACCGACCCGGGCACCATGAACCCCACGGAACACGGCGAAGTGTTCGTGCTGGACGATGGTGGCGAATGTGACATGGACTTCGGTCATTACGAACGCTTTTTGAATGTGACCGCCAAGAAGGACTGGAGCCTTACCATGGGTCGTATTTTCAAGATGATCCTGGACAAGGAACGTCGCGGCGACTACCTGGGACACACCGTCCAGTTCATCCCCCACGTCACCGACCTGATCAAGGAACAGTTCTACCGCATTGCCGACCAGGAAAAAGCAGACGTATTGCTGATCGAAATCGGCGGTACCGTGGGCGACTTGGAAAATCAGTTCTACATTGAAGCAGCCCGTCAGCTTTCTCACGACGTGGGCCGCACCAACGCCATGTTCGTTCACCTTACTTACGTGCCTATTCCTAGCGGCGTAAATGAACAGAAGTCCAAGCCCACCCAGATGTCCGTACACGACCTGAACCGTCTGGGTATTTATCCGGAAATTGTTATCGGACGCTGCGAAGAATATATCAAGCCCCACCTGAAGGAAAAGATTGGCCTGTTCTGCAACCTGCCTGCGGACCATGTGATTTCCGGTGTGGACGTGCAACACGTTTACGAATGCCCGCTGGTCTACGATGCCGAAGGCATTCCCGAAATTCTCGCCAAGCGCTTGAATATTTATGCTCCGCCAAAATTGGATCAGTGGAGCAAGCTGGTGGAATCCCTCAAGCGCAACTCCGTAACGCCCCGTAAGACATTGACCGTGGCTATTTGCGGTAAATATATGGCTCTGGAAGATTCCTACGCATCTGTGGTGGAAGCTATCCGCCATTCTTCCGCCCACTTGGACCTGCGCGCAGACATCCGCTGGGTAGACACCGAAAAGATTGAAAACGGTTCCATTTCCGTCGAAAAGGCCTTGAAGGGCGTCGACGCTGTCATCGTTCCGGGCGGTTTCGGTAGCCGCGGTATCGAAGGCAAGATCATGGTCATCCAGTACGTCCGCGAAAACAACATTCCGTTCCTGGGAATTTGCTACGGCATGCAGCTTTCTGTGGTGGAATTCGCCCGCAACGTTTGCGGAATGAAGGGTGCTGGCACCGTTGAAATGGAAAGCGCCACCTACCATGTGGAAATGCCTGTCATCGCCTACTTGCCTGGCCAGGAACACATCAAGGACATGGGCGCCACCATGCGCTTGGGCGGTCACGACATTTTGATTAAGGAAGGCTCCAAGGCCCAGGAAGTTTACGGCTCCGCTGTAGCCCGCGAACGTTTCCGCCACCGCTACGAAGTGAATCCGGAATTCGT of the Fibrobacter sp. UWR4 genome contains:
- a CDS encoding nucleoside triphosphate pyrophosphatase, producing MKTQVVLASGSPRRSEILKLIGVDFRVVVSGEEEKPTSTNPLDFPKENAAIKALAVSRQEKGEIVLGFDTLVFLDGVPLGKPKNEMDALQMLQKLNGRGHTVITGVAIAKDGVILNSSDEKTEVIFRNNTNEELQEYVNSKDPLDKAGAYGIQTAGARLIKAINGCYYNVVGLPVARTLQVLGEAGVHV
- a CDS encoding glutamine synthetase III, translating into MSNQYRMSAITEIAEAPAAGIMAASPASIDIYGEDVFNSEAMKAYLPKDVCKKLFATIEGGVALDPSIAGEVAHAMKKWAMDRGATHFTHWFQPLTGSTAEKHDSFLEPEGDKAIMAFSGKNLIVGEPDASSFPSGGIRSTFEARGYTAWDPTSPAFIKRHGNGATLCIPTAFCSYTGEALDKKTPLLRSIQALQKSADRLMGLFGLEKQKVTVTLGAEQEYFLVDKKFYLQRPDLYQAGRTLFGAPSAKHQQMEDHYFGSIPARILNFMHEVEEQLWKLGIPAKTRHNEVAPAQFELAPMFEEVNLACDHNMQIMEVLRNVADENGLVCLLHEKPFAGINGSGKHNNWSVNYGKINLLNPGKDPHQNAIFLTTLCAVVYAVDTHADLLRMSVSGAGNDHRLGANEAPPAIISMYLGDQLADVVEQLEKGEPKSSKQGGAMKLGSDILPPLPRDATDRNRTSPFAFTGNKFEFRAPGSSQSCSEPNVILNTIVAEAFDMIADKMEKVSKANFHKELQKLLQSIIKEHKRVIFNGNGYTDEWVAEAEKRGLPNIRTTMEALSALTKKENVALFKKYGVFNKVELESRYEVNLEDYHKRVDIEAKVAYDMAKSIVLPQVVKAYSEALKVNEMAVNQGLVSVDGYAKELGEGYKALVEEIAVMEKAIAGKHQLKLEAMVSLRKVVDKLEGIISDEQWPLPKYREMLFIY
- the pyrG gene encoding glutamine hydrolyzing CTP synthase, coding for MALQYQYNGKTKFIIVTGGVISGLGKGVAAASIGALLSARMKVVPVKCDGYLNTDPGTMNPTEHGEVFVLDDGGECDMDFGHYERFLNVTAKKDWSLTMGRIFKMILDKERRGDYLGHTVQFIPHVTDLIKEQFYRIADQEKADVLLIEIGGTVGDLENQFYIEAARQLSHDVGRTNAMFVHLTYVPIPSGVNEQKSKPTQMSVHDLNRLGIYPEIVIGRCEEYIKPHLKEKIGLFCNLPADHVISGVDVQHVYECPLVYDAEGIPEILAKRLNIYAPPKLDQWSKLVESLKRNSVTPRKTLTVAICGKYMALEDSYASVVEAIRHSSAHLDLRADIRWVDTEKIENGSISVEKALKGVDAVIVPGGFGSRGIEGKIMVIQYVRENNIPFLGICYGMQLSVVEFARNVCGMKGAGTVEMESATYHVEMPVIAYLPGQEHIKDMGATMRLGGHDILIKEGSKAQEVYGSAVARERFRHRYEVNPEFVSQIEAGDPSGKIAQKLIFSGKASGEDIMQIMELTDHPYFMACQCHPELKSSLIHPAPLFLGLLKAADERV